In Macaca nemestrina isolate mMacNem1 chromosome 14, mMacNem.hap1, whole genome shotgun sequence, the sequence aatccatcttgagttaatttttgtattaggtgtaaggaaggggtccagtttcagttttctgctgatggcaatccagttttcccagcaccatttattaaatagggaatcctttccccattcctaAAGTATTGAGAAAGAGAATCTCTTCcagtttcagattttattttgtgaaaGAAATGTGTCAGTTTTTACTGACATTTAACAGAGAATTAATCAAAATAATGATCAAttactattgtaaataattttatattttatgctttaaaaatataaaatactaaatgTATTAATATGATTTACCAATGcattaaatatatgaaatttagtgacatatattttcaaaaaggagAGTGCAATCTTATTACTTCCCTCCATTGCAAATGCAGATCTCTCACAATTTTCTATATGTGttatcttgatttttcttttcggATTCACTCTTCTACCTACCCCAGTATGGCTTCTGCTGATtaattctatcaatccagctctCAGTAAGCTCTGTACTGCCATCTCTTTTCTTGCTGTAGTGCTcagttttaattcacatttttcgTAAGTCTATTGATTCTTTTTCTaagctcatttattttctaaatatgctTTTATCACCATTCCCTCTTGTCTTTCTGCTGTTAAGATGTTCCACCTCTGTTTTCTGTGTGTCTCTTCAGTTCCCCCGCTTTACTGGTGGAAGGTCCTCAGAATCCAGTTTAAGTCTCTTTTTCCCCCTCCACTTGCTCACCACATGGACAgccattccatttcatttttgGCCTTTCCATTGCCAGTTAGGAATTTCCAGATATGGTATTCCTTGAAAACTGCAAACTTATTTATCTGACTAGCAATGTACCTTTTCAATTACATGTTGAAAGTCAGTTTACAGAGAATATCTCTGCTTTAATTTCCAGACATGTCTCAAACTACCTTCTGCTAAGAGGAATtcattgctttttcatttcttcatattaCAGCAGTTAGCATAACTGATATTAATTCagcattattattgtttttagatttctttctGGACAAAAATCAAAGATACAAGAGAACAGGAACTGTAGTTTTTATGTTCATGTTTGTATCCTGATGACAACATACAGCTTggtatagaaaaatatatttttctataacttGAATAACATTATGATAGGTAACTTAattaaaacatctatttttaagtCAGGTTGCATAGTCAGGCTTGGCATTTTATcttaaagaataaacaaacacaaGACATTTTGTGTagtaaaaatttaatgaaaaaggaaattaatatattGGCTAAATATGAAGAGCATATATTATCACATTAACCACAATGTAAAGGTACACATGATATTACATAACAAtaatttaaatcttaaaaatatgtaaataataaatatttaaataaatagatgaacaGAGACATCAGCATGGTCATCTGTAAAGGACTAGTGCCTGCACAGGCAAACACGATGCTTCTTTACACTCCTGAAAACTTTTGAACATTTTGATTCAACTCGTGGTGGTTATAAGAGTCATCAGTCTTTGAAATGGAAGAACTCATGAAAGTGTGAGATGACATGTCCGTCAATGAGGATCATTTCCATGTTGAACCAGTTTTCAATCCTTCCTCCTTAATTTTCTTTGCAAGTTTGTTGAAAAAGAGAGGGATCTCATGATTTCTGCTCTGacaacctcccaggcacaaggGCTGTACTTCTTCTCTGTCAGATAGAGAGTGATTCTTTGGAAGTATTTCTTCACAGCCAGGATGGAGTCCTCATTCATCAAGAGAGTCTCTTCCATCCCAGGCTCTGCTATCACACAGGCTTCCAAGGCATTCAGTTGCTGGTAAAGCTCAGCGGAAAATTTTTCTAGGAGGTTCTGTTCCCAAGCAGCAGATGAGTCCTTTGTGCTGAAGAGATTGAAGGTCTGCTGGATCATCTCATGGAGGACAGAGATGGCTTGAGCCTTCTGGAACTGGTTGCCATCAAACTCCTCCTGGGGGAATCCAAAGTCATGTCTGTCCTTCAGACAGGAGAAAGGAGAGATTCTTCCCATTTGTGCCAGGAGTATCAAGGCCCTCCTATGACCCAGGCTGTGGGTCTGGGGAGGATCACAGCCCAGAGAGCAGATGGATTTGTAGCTGAGCACCACCACGGCCATCAGTAAAGAAAAGGACAGGGCCATTGGGATGTTGCAAATATTGCTAGGCTACTTGAGGTGGGTAACCTTGAACCTTGGCCTCTAGGTTTTCTGAAGACTTTGCTCCATGCATGGATCTTAAATAGTGAACATActaatttccattttctaaatgCTCTAGTTTTACTTTCTATCtactgtttttgctttctttattcaCTCTCTACATGTGTTGAAAGATGTTTTTCATCATTGCCTATTTTTCACCTACACTCAAAACTTTTTATGgtattattttctaattgaaaTCTTCATGAACTTTTAATAACACGGATTTGGCATATCTATTTATGTATACTGTGTACACCTCTACttcacagataaaaactataaactttgctctttttattCAATGTAAAGTTAAGAATGACAGAAAAGTTAAACTAAAATCTAAGTTTAAAAGCTAttgacatttaatttaatttgacaAGTATAATTGTGAAAGAACTTTTAATGTAATTTGTTCATGTAAATTTTGTTGTGTGAAAg encodes:
- the LOC105465889 gene encoding interferon alpha-17-like, with amino-acid sequence MALSFSLLMAVVVLSYKSICSLGCDPPQTHSLGHRRALILLAQMGRISPFSCLKDRHDFGFPQEEFDGNQFQKAQAISVLHEMIQQTFNLFSTKDSSAAWEQNLLEKFSAELYQQLNALEACVIAEPGMEETLLMNEDSILAVKKYFQRITLYLTEKKYSPCAWEVVRAEIMRSLSFSTNLQRKLRRKD